In Drosophila simulans strain w501 chromosome X, Prin_Dsim_3.1, whole genome shotgun sequence, one DNA window encodes the following:
- the LOC6725216 gene encoding mucin-5AC, giving the protein MMRPRCLVSFLGLCLVISLGMRCDARAVNVSNTWTMPQEGLNVFYRFFRDRISWFEADAVCQFHHANLVTVDNSFQFDATRDLLRELDVNDIVWIGLMRPQNSDRFMWSNSRPLVADTGYWAESLPLMDAPLCAVIDPIRDYRWHALRCGGPETASFLCEMPVPSWADACILKDMPNLTMQYMADTASIELIRNCQEEGLLRHTCKGKEDRERAIRQLICPKERLEAQRINDITNSHFKSLQIINNIHTDNKENNDIDLLPNYGRRSGMAINIEVAPPVPPVSVPGLGELMQADAPGAVSLSGLYRIPDLVPKPVKKAAKKVITPDFAKKLQGNHQQQHNQQQQQQQQQKSRKSLVHQHEEELMMGDQPALSEEQLPPGMGMGLGIRMPLNEDDSNSDASNEIFEHLPHKKKILPQDLRTMAPIPEAKSPAMTTTTLKTTTLAAPATATTTTPTTTTTATAATEVVTTPKAVDTTSSQAPATTTRPTTTVRTTTITTTTTTATTTPKTEETTTTTTKKPEPTTMVAPRTTKTSATEAAAAAAAAATSTTTAATSAATTTTTTSTAAAAATATTTSHATPTDKSNSNNMAHPIHPSQQQHHQQQILHEGATLQQQHATHVNESADNTRFIPPMLLVKSHYVPPAKHASEHATTTTRATTTSSTTTAAAATATTPAAAATSTSTKEEVQPSTVTSSKELTAATAAAAATTSAAAVADTVATSTVTATTGAAVEVTTSVKVAEDTAATSAATVIASEAPPAAAAAAATTTKTSATRAAAANEIKSNATAAAATTTAAAAAATTTTTAIPKPVREFRYPRVNQGSFKVDNNGMGSPEEEEEDEEGHLETEAATTRHNFLEETEAPFKPNRRRSLTKPETVSYFKKILG; this is encoded by the exons GTGAACGTGAGCAACACCTGGACGATGCCGCAGGAGGGTCTGAACGTCTTCTATCGCTTCTTCCGCGATCGCATATCCTGGTTCGAGGCCGATGCCGTCTGTCAATTTCATCACGCCAATCTGGTGACGG TCGACAACAGTTTTCAATTCGATGCAACGCGCGACCTGCTGAGGGAATTGGATGTGAACGACATCGTTTGGATTGGTCTCATGCGACCGCAGAACTCGGATCGTTTTATGTGGTC GAACTCGCGTCCCTTGGTGGCGGATACTGGTTACTGGGCCGAATCCCTACCCCTGATGGATGCTCCGCTCTGCGCCGTAATCGATCCCATTCGAGATTACCGCTGGCACGCCCTTCGCTGCGGTGGACCCGAAACGGCCTCCTTCCTTTGCGAAATGCCAG TTCCCAGCTGGGCGGATGCTTGCATACTGAAGGACATGCCCAATTTGACCATGCAGTACATGGCGGATACGGCCAGCATCGAGCTGATCCGCAATTGCCAGGAGGAGGGACTGCTGCGACACACCTGCAAGGGCAAGGAG GATCGTGAGCGTGCCATTCGACAGCTAATCTGTCCCAAGGAGCGTCTGGAGGCGCAGCGCATCAACGACATCACAAACTCGCACTTCAAGTCGCTGCAGATCATCAACAACATCCACACTGATAACAAGGAGAACAACGACATCGATCTGCTGCCCAACTATGGCCGTCGATCTGGAATGGCCATTAACATCGAGGTGGCGCCACCAGTGCCACCCGTTTCGGTTCCCGGATTGGGAGAGCTGATGCAGGCGGATGCTCCGGGTGCCGTATCGCTTTCCGGACTGTATCGCATACCGGATCTGGTGCCCAAGCCGGTGAAGAAGGCGGCCAAGAAGGTGATCACGCCGGACTTTGCCAAGAAGCTGCAGGGtaaccatcagcagcagcacaaccaacagcagcagcagcagcagcaacagaagtcGCGCAAGTCGCTGGTGCACCAGCACGAGGAGGAGCTGATGATGGGCGATCAGCCGGCACTGAGTGAGGAGCAACTGCCTCCGGGCATGGGAATGGGACTCGGTATTCGAATGCCCCTCAACGAGGATGACAGCAATAGCGATGCCTCCAACGAGATATTCGAGCATTTGCCGCACAAGAAGAAGATCCTGCCGCAGGACCTGCGCACCATGGCGCCAATTCCTGAAGCCAAATCGCCAGCGATGACAACAACTACACTGAAGACAACCACTTTGGCGGCaccggcaacagcaacaaccactacaccaacaacaacgacaacggcGACGGCAGCAACTGAAGTGGTGACCACACCGAAAGCAGTGGACACCACAAGTTCACAGGCGCCGGCAACAACCACGCGGCCAACAACAACGGTTAGAACCACCACGATTACCACCACCactacaacagcaacaactacgCCCAAAACGGAagagacaacaacaacaacgaccaAGAAACCAGAGCCAACAACCATGGTGGCACCacgaacaacaaaaacatcagCAAccgaagcggcagcagcagcagcagcagcagcaactagcacaacaacagcagcaacttccgctgccacaacaacaacaacaacgagcacagcagcagcagcagcgacagcgacaacaactagccatgccacgcccacggacaagagcaacagcaacaacatggcACATCCCATACATccctcgcagcagcaacaccaccaacaacagATACTGCACGAAGGCGCCacgttgcagcagcaacatgcaacgcACGTCAACGAGTCCGCCGACAATACGCGCTTTATACCGCCAATGCTGCTGGTGAAGTCGCACTACGTGCCGCCGGCCAAACATGCCAGCGAGCATGCGACCACAACAACACGAGCGACAACAACGTCCAGTacgacaacagcagcagcagcaacagcaactacacctgcagcagcagcaacatcaacatcgaCCAAAGAGGAAGTGCAGCCATCAACAGTCACGTCATCGAAGGAActgacagcagcaacagcagcagcagcagcaacaacatcagctGCAGCAGTCGCTGACACTGTGGCAACATCAACCGTGACAGCGACAACAGGTGCAGCTGTGGAGGTGACAACAAGCGTGAAAGTAGCTGAAGAcaccgcagcaacatcagcagcaacggTAATTGCCAGTGAAGCGCcaccagcagccgcagcagcagcagcaacaacaacaaaaacttcTGCTACCAGAGCAGCCGCAGCtaatgaaatcaaatcgaatgccacagcagctgcagcaacaacaacagcagcagcagcagcagcaacaacaacaacaacagccattCCGAAGCCAGTCAGGGAGTTCAGATATCCGCGAGTGAATCAGGGATCCTTCAAGGTGGACAACAACGGCATGGGCAGccccgaggaggaggaggaggacgaggagggcCATTTGGAGACCGAGGCGGCCACAACGCGACACAACTTCCTGGAGGAGACCGAGGCGCCATTCAAGCCAAATCGACGACGCTCGCTAACCAAACCGGAAACGGTTAGCTATTTCAAGAAGATCTTGGGCTAA
- the LOC6725218 gene encoding proteasome inhibitor PI31 subunit — translation MESPACTSLSTLSELSLQSLGIGVAGKGQAKLKRETEIDAHDWQWLLHSIQPSIRKKSDLLIAVTHFLITKEYSLRCAFNYPASGGRQLAGGCGTVCELLPDHWNRDADRYTLNYTDGLAGQYMLMAKLSRRDLVISLQNSTSKRMAIVCLQPEHLVKSICKSSMDKCIPRLDKFMKRLRAELMDPAVRGTKRLAEGPAFGGKIWKRELPVRHSGTSRVAFNIVESTHSLECKDSA, via the coding sequence ATGGAATCGCCAGCCTGCACTTCACTGTCGACTCTCAGCGAGCTGTCGCTCCAATCTCTGGGAATTGGAGTAGCTGGAAAAGGCCAAGCTAAGTTGAAAAGAGAAACGGAAATCGATGCACACGACTGGCAGTGGCTGCTCCACTCGATCCAGCCGAGTATTCGCAAAAAGTCCGATCTGTTGATAGCTGTCACCCACTTTCTGATCACCAAGGAGTACAGCCTGCGTTGCGCCTTCAATTATCCAGCATCCGGCGGAAGGCAGTTGGCTGGAGGATGTGGAACTGTGTGTGAGCTGCTGCCCGATCACTGGAATCGGGATGCCGACCGATACACTCTGAACTACACGGATGGTCTGGCCGGTCAGTATATGCTTATGGCCAAACTGAGTCGCAGGGATCTCGTGATCAGTCTGCAGAACTCGACCAGCAAACGGATGGCCATCGTCTGTCTGCAGCCGGAGCATCTGGTGAAATCCATCTGCAAGTCATCGATGGACAAGTGCATTCCGCGGCTGGACAAGTTCATGAAGAGACTGCGTGCCGAACTGATGGATCCGGCGGTGCGGGGCACCAAACGATTGGCCGAGGGACCGGCCTTTGGTGGGAAAATTTGGAAAAGGGAGCTACCCGTACGACATTCTGGCACTTCTAGAGTGGCCTTCAACATCGTCGAAAGCACCCATTCCCTGGAATGCAAGGATTCAGCTTAA
- the LOC6725219 gene encoding uncharacterized protein LOC6725219, which yields MENQNEEMQLNRETNVLDPEVAPMSPEVPFSPENFQKEEMKLNREKKGLDPELASMSLDQYYEKYVKKPVSKGKSFRPPPNPSLSDAQLRFQRTHYFGPAYRQNLDNPTVTAMRARLAELRKGIQQGKAMMFLMTLRKS from the exons atggaaaaccagaACGAAGAGATGCAACTTAATCGCGAAACGAATGTTTTGGATCCCGAAGTGGCCCCAATGTCTCCGGAGGTACCCTTTTCCCCAGAAAACTTCCAGAAAGAAGAGATGAAACTGAATCGCGAAAAGAAAGGTTTGGATCCCGAATTGGCCTCGATGTCTCTAG ACCAATACTACGAGAAGTACGTCAAGAAGCCGGTCAGCAAGGGAAAGTCGTTCCGTCCTCCGCCGAACCCGTCGCTTTCGGATGCGCAGCTCCGATTCCAGCGGACGCACTACTTCGGCCCCGCCTACCGGCAGAACCTGGACAACCCTACTGTGACAGCTATGCGTGCTCGGCTAGCAGAACTGAGAAAGGGTATCCAGCAGGGCAAGGCCATGATGTTCCTAATGACACTGAGAAAGAGCTGA